One genomic window of Hymenobacter sp. J193 includes the following:
- a CDS encoding BamA/TamA family outer membrane protein, whose amino-acid sequence MLSAPRRVISWLILGLSLAALPGCSPTRLLAPGQTLLYRARLEGAREVNADRLEALYQQKPNTRFPLPKLAIYQLGQYFYNPERLQRQLEEERTKYDSLIRLAGRDSVTVGNLLLKREKHTQRHQLVLSKGNALMRIGEAPVVYDSSLTARTVEQLGIFLRSQGYFRSQARAEQTVRDRRVTVTYHVVENAPFRYAQLDYHIGDTLVAGVVLAGNKNSLLHLGDRYNEEVIGLERARLETLLKNAGYYDFRQQYVSLEADTSFAPGTVRLRTIVANPGPGERHKVYTIRRVNVFTDAGTTRFGVKRDTVRRDSISFLAYRHRYSSKVLNQRVEVRPGARYSLSNTQTTQRQLADLDMFRFNNVVYQKVAGDSASGLARLDANIYASPLKKFQETTELGATYSAEQLGPFANVRVKTRNLFGGAEILEVSVRAGLEGQYRQTVAPGQDDTFLTTQLGGNVSLILPQFLVPWRTNRFLTRYNPKTRISTSYTYVRRPDYTRTNLEGSYDYIWQRNAYQQYVVTPLNVSLINTKDIVASFQQYLDTLANNGALLRSFSRQLVPSSSATSLYNSNDFNQTRNARYFRVTTEIGGLGRSLYTRPDPEVGDPRLAGIAVLDYARFNADYRRYYKLTPFTYLAWRLNGGIAHALSRTSYKGKDGQTSSSFAIPYDKYFFAGGGSSLRAWRPRRLGPGSYHADLREKGVLQYDSRGKLIQDENVEQPGELLLEGSVEYRFPIYDYIHGAFFTDFGNVWSLRTDDPRKGANFAVNRFYREIAVGSGLGLRFDFTFLIIRLDVAAKVYDPTALPGDRWALGRFALWRNDAKPWLNTPTVNVGIGYPF is encoded by the coding sequence GTGCTGTCTGCGCCCCGGCGAGTTATTTCCTGGCTGATTCTTGGATTGAGCCTGGCCGCGCTGCCGGGCTGCTCGCCCACGCGGCTGCTGGCCCCCGGGCAAACCCTGCTGTACCGCGCCCGTCTGGAGGGCGCCAGGGAAGTGAATGCCGACCGGCTGGAAGCCCTGTACCAGCAAAAGCCCAATACCCGGTTTCCGCTGCCAAAGCTAGCAATCTATCAGCTGGGGCAATACTTCTACAACCCCGAGCGCCTGCAGCGGCAGCTGGAGGAAGAGCGCACCAAGTACGATTCGCTGATCCGGCTGGCCGGCCGCGACTCCGTGACGGTGGGCAACCTGTTGCTCAAGCGCGAAAAGCACACGCAGCGGCACCAGCTGGTCCTTTCCAAGGGCAACGCCCTCATGCGCATTGGCGAGGCCCCGGTGGTGTACGACTCCTCGCTCACGGCCCGCACCGTGGAGCAGCTGGGTATTTTCCTTCGTTCCCAGGGCTATTTCCGCAGCCAGGCGCGGGCCGAGCAAACCGTGCGTGACCGGCGCGTGACGGTGACCTACCACGTGGTGGAAAATGCGCCGTTCCGCTACGCCCAGCTCGACTACCACATCGGCGACACGCTGGTGGCGGGCGTGGTGCTGGCCGGCAACAAAAACTCCCTGCTACACCTGGGCGACCGGTACAACGAGGAAGTTATTGGTCTGGAGCGCGCCCGGCTGGAAACCCTGCTCAAGAATGCCGGCTACTACGACTTCCGCCAGCAGTACGTGAGCCTGGAGGCCGACACCAGCTTTGCGCCCGGCACCGTGCGCCTGCGCACCATTGTGGCTAACCCCGGCCCCGGCGAACGGCATAAGGTGTACACCATCCGCCGCGTGAACGTGTTTACCGATGCCGGCACCACCCGCTTCGGGGTGAAGCGCGACACCGTGCGCCGCGACTCCATCAGCTTTCTGGCCTACCGGCACCGCTACAGCTCCAAGGTGCTCAACCAGCGGGTGGAAGTGCGCCCCGGCGCCCGCTACAGCCTTTCCAACACCCAGACCACCCAGCGCCAGCTCGCCGATCTGGATATGTTCCGCTTCAACAACGTGGTGTACCAGAAGGTAGCCGGCGACAGTGCCAGCGGCCTGGCCCGCCTGGATGCCAACATCTACGCCTCGCCCCTGAAGAAATTCCAGGAAACCACCGAGCTGGGCGCTACCTACTCGGCCGAGCAGCTTGGGCCCTTTGCCAACGTGCGTGTGAAAACGCGCAACCTTTTTGGTGGGGCCGAAATACTTGAAGTGAGCGTGCGGGCGGGCTTGGAGGGCCAGTACCGGCAAACCGTAGCCCCCGGGCAGGACGACACCTTTCTCACCACCCAGCTGGGGGGCAACGTGAGTCTGATTCTGCCGCAGTTTCTGGTGCCCTGGCGCACCAACCGATTTCTGACGCGCTACAACCCTAAAACCCGGATTTCCACTTCCTATACCTACGTTCGGCGCCCCGACTACACCCGCACCAATCTGGAGGGTAGCTATGACTATATCTGGCAGCGCAACGCGTACCAGCAGTACGTGGTAACCCCGCTGAACGTGAGTCTGATCAATACTAAGGACATCGTCGCCTCATTTCAGCAGTACCTTGATACCCTGGCCAACAACGGCGCCCTGCTGCGCAGCTTCAGCCGGCAACTGGTACCTAGTTCCAGCGCCACCTCGCTCTACAACAGCAACGACTTCAACCAGACCCGAAATGCCAGATATTTTCGCGTGACCACTGAAATCGGGGGCCTGGGCCGAAGCCTCTACACCCGCCCCGACCCTGAGGTAGGCGACCCACGTCTGGCTGGTATTGCAGTACTGGACTACGCCCGCTTTAACGCTGACTATCGCCGCTACTACAAGCTTACCCCGTTCACGTACCTAGCCTGGCGCCTGAATGGCGGCATCGCCCACGCGCTGTCCCGCACCAGCTACAAGGGGAAAGACGGGCAAACCAGCTCTTCCTTCGCCATTCCCTACGATAAGTACTTCTTCGCGGGCGGGGGCTCTAGCCTGCGGGCCTGGCGGCCCCGTCGCCTGGGGCCTGGCTCTTACCACGCCGACCTGCGCGAAAAAGGAGTGTTGCAGTACGACAGTCGCGGCAAGCTTATTCAGGACGAGAATGTAGAGCAACCTGGCGAACTGCTGCTGGAAGGCAGCGTGGAGTATCGCTTTCCTATCTACGACTACATCCACGGAGCCTTCTTCACCGATTTTGGCAACGTGTGGTCGTTGCGCACGGACGACCCCCGCAAGGGCGCCAATTTTGCCGTGAACCGTTTTTACCGGGAAATTGCCGTGGGCAGCGGCCTGGGCCTGCGCTTCGACTTCACTTTCCTGATTATCCGGCTGGACGTGGCAGCCAAGGTATACGACCCCACCGCGCTGCCAGGCGACCGGTGGGCGCTAGGCCGCTTTGCCCTCTGGCGCAACGATGCCAAGCCCTGGCTGAACACGCCCACCGTCAACGTAGGCATCGGCTACCCTTTCTAG
- a CDS encoding porin family protein, with the protein MKRFSALLAFLLLAVLAPCRSLAASSAPANDDTIMVKLPNQATMTLYVKNKEQLRQMRTYKLDSLMLLLDAYITQAEAVGQNSKTDQVTLEFYPAKERPGTNAPEQIRVTVRSQDGKGPAKTDRVDVMLGRMGVTVKDSDNEDGVSVHIGRSPSEDSIRNVERQARQEEKRNRRVHQDFTLDLGLNTLVHRPPLLGGEDFELRPVGSRYVSLNWHYDVRVGDKNSPLHLITGPELAFNNYMLDKNFRFRDVDGVTMATKEPTLSLEKSKLAVTTLNLPLMVLLDFDDSKGRNVFRIGAGGFVGYRLGAHTKLKYESEGSTRKDKDRGNYNLEEFQYGVQGTVGIRNIDLFVKYNLNDTFKASRGPGGQTLSFGLSLCN; encoded by the coding sequence ATGAAACGCTTTTCTGCTCTGCTGGCTTTCCTGCTGCTGGCGGTGCTGGCTCCCTGCCGCTCCCTGGCCGCCTCTTCGGCCCCCGCCAACGACGACACGATTATGGTGAAGCTGCCGAACCAGGCCACCATGACCCTCTATGTAAAAAACAAGGAGCAGCTGCGCCAGATGCGCACCTACAAGCTCGACTCCCTCATGCTGCTGCTCGATGCCTACATCACCCAGGCCGAGGCCGTGGGCCAGAACTCGAAAACCGACCAGGTGACGCTGGAATTTTACCCCGCCAAGGAGCGCCCCGGTACCAATGCCCCCGAGCAGATTCGGGTGACGGTGCGCAGCCAGGACGGCAAAGGGCCCGCCAAAACCGACCGCGTGGACGTGATGCTGGGCCGCATGGGCGTGACGGTAAAAGACTCTGACAACGAAGACGGCGTGTCGGTACACATCGGCCGCTCGCCTTCGGAAGACTCCATCCGTAACGTGGAGCGCCAGGCCCGCCAGGAAGAAAAGCGCAACCGCCGCGTGCACCAGGACTTCACCCTCGACCTGGGCCTGAACACGCTTGTGCACCGCCCTCCGCTGCTCGGCGGCGAAGACTTCGAGCTGCGCCCGGTGGGGTCCCGCTACGTGAGCTTGAACTGGCACTACGATGTGCGGGTAGGTGACAAAAACTCGCCCCTGCACCTGATTACCGGCCCGGAGCTGGCCTTCAACAACTATATGCTGGATAAGAACTTCCGCTTCCGGGATGTGGACGGCGTGACGATGGCAACCAAGGAGCCTACGCTGAGCCTGGAGAAAAGCAAGCTGGCCGTGACGACCCTGAACCTGCCCCTGATGGTCCTGCTCGACTTTGACGACAGCAAAGGCCGGAACGTCTTCCGCATCGGGGCGGGCGGTTTTGTGGGCTACCGTCTGGGCGCCCACACCAAGCTGAAGTACGAAAGCGAAGGCAGCACCCGCAAAGACAAGGACCGCGGCAACTACAACCTCGAAGAGTTCCAGTACGGCGTGCAGGGCACCGTTGGCATCCGCAACATTGATTTGTTCGTGAAATACAACCTGAACGACACGTTCAAGGCCAGCCGCGGCCCCGGGGGCCAGACGCTGAGCTTCGGCCTCTCCCTCTGCAACTAA
- a CDS encoding CoA-binding protein, protein MKKTLVLGASDNPARYSYQAVHRLQRHGHEVVPVGIRKGQVAGLAIETDRPAAPDVDTVTLYVGPQNQPAWYDYILDLNPKRIIFNPGTENPELERLARQRGIETEEACTLVMLSAGQY, encoded by the coding sequence ATGAAAAAGACCCTAGTTCTCGGGGCGAGTGATAATCCGGCCCGCTACTCCTACCAGGCCGTACACCGCCTGCAACGCCACGGCCACGAAGTAGTGCCCGTGGGCATCCGCAAAGGCCAGGTGGCCGGCCTTGCTATTGAAACCGACCGGCCCGCCGCTCCCGATGTAGACACCGTAACCCTGTACGTAGGCCCGCAAAACCAGCCCGCCTGGTACGACTACATCCTCGACCTCAACCCCAAGCGCATCATCTTCAACCCCGGCACCGAAAACCCGGAGCTGGAGCGCCTGGCCCGCCAGCGCGGCATCGAAACCGAAGAAGCCTGCACTCTGGTGATGCTGAGCGCAGGCCAGTACTAA
- a CDS encoding RNA polymerase sigma factor encodes MTEVELITACRQGSSRAQKLLYERFAGLMLGVCLRYLRQRDDAEEVMLMGFVKVFRALEQYRHEGSFEGWIRRIMVNEALGQLRRKEPLHLAIDDLTYDVPATAAEAESQLNADDMLALLADLPAGYRTVFNLYALEGYSHPEIGELLGISEGTSKSQLSKARAMLQRRIAAANMVAISSTQPKELYATGRY; translated from the coding sequence GTGACCGAGGTTGAACTCATAACCGCCTGCCGCCAGGGCAGCAGCCGCGCCCAGAAACTGCTCTACGAGCGGTTTGCGGGCCTGATGCTGGGCGTGTGCCTGCGGTACCTGCGCCAGCGCGACGACGCCGAGGAGGTGATGCTGATGGGCTTCGTGAAGGTGTTTCGGGCCCTGGAGCAGTACCGCCACGAAGGCTCGTTCGAAGGCTGGATTCGCCGCATTATGGTGAATGAGGCCCTGGGCCAGTTGCGCCGCAAGGAGCCTCTGCACCTGGCCATCGACGACCTGACCTACGACGTGCCGGCCACGGCCGCCGAAGCCGAAAGCCAACTCAACGCCGACGATATGCTGGCGTTGCTGGCTGACCTGCCTGCCGGCTACCGCACGGTGTTCAACCTCTACGCGCTGGAGGGCTACTCTCACCCCGAAATCGGCGAGCTGCTGGGCATTTCGGAGGGCACCAGCAAGTCGCAGCTTAGTAAGGCGCGCGCCATGCTGCAGCGCCGGATTGCCGCCGCCAACATGGTGGCTATTTCCTCCACCCAACCGAAAGAACTGTATGCAACCGGAAGATATTGA
- a CDS encoding glycoside hydrolase family 97 protein translates to MQPFSTFGTRSIPRPFAPLLLVCLSLLGYAATAEEIKSPNGQLTLNFEVQGGVPTYRFSYKGREVIKPSKLGLELKGTTSLQTGFAQTDKQTRSFDETWTPVWGEAKTIRNHYNELAVTLTQAETQRTIRVRFRVFDDGLGFRYEFPRQPKLDYFTIKEERTQFALAGDHKAFWLPGDYDTQEYSTVTSKLSEVRGKMKAAVTGNASQTTFSPTGLQTPLMLKSQDGLYINIHEAALIDYSCMHLELDDKTMTLESHLTPDAVGDKGLIQTPANSPWRTVIVSDKAGDILLSKLVLNLNEPSKIKDTSWIKPVKYVGVWWEMITGKSSWSYTNMDNIKLDSVDYKTVKPNGTHGANNAHVKEYIDFAAQHGFDAVLVEGWNTGWEDWFGKHKDYVFDFVTPYPDFDVQELNRYAASKGVKIIMHHETSGSVRNYERHLEKAFQFMNDNGYNAVKTGYVGDIVPLGHHHYDQWMIDHYNYVLEKAADHKIMVNGHEAVRPTGLSRTYPNLIGNEAARGTEYESFGGNNADHTTILPFTRLVGGPMDYTPGIFQTKVSAYNPQNNSFVHSTLARQLALYVTMYSPLQMAADLPETYNKHLDAFQFIKDVAVDWDDTKVLEAEPGDYITYARKAKGKSSWFVGSTCDENGRTSKIDLSFLEPGKKYTATIYADGKDAHYEKNPQAYQIRKQTVTRKTKLTQLCAPGGGYAISLVEAGK, encoded by the coding sequence ATGCAACCCTTTTCCACTTTCGGAACCCGCTCCATCCCCCGGCCGTTCGCGCCGCTGCTGCTTGTCTGCCTGAGCTTGCTCGGGTACGCGGCCACGGCCGAGGAAATCAAGTCGCCCAATGGGCAGCTCACGCTCAACTTCGAGGTGCAGGGCGGCGTGCCCACGTACCGTTTCAGCTACAAGGGCCGCGAGGTTATCAAACCCAGCAAGCTGGGCCTGGAGCTGAAAGGCACCACCAGTTTGCAGACCGGCTTCGCGCAAACCGACAAGCAAACCCGCTCCTTCGACGAAACCTGGACGCCGGTGTGGGGCGAGGCTAAAACCATCCGCAACCACTACAACGAGTTGGCTGTGACGCTCACGCAGGCCGAAACCCAGCGCACGATTCGCGTCCGGTTCCGCGTATTCGACGACGGGCTGGGCTTCCGCTACGAGTTTCCGCGCCAGCCCAAGCTCGACTACTTCACCATCAAGGAAGAGCGTACGCAGTTTGCCCTGGCCGGCGACCATAAGGCCTTCTGGCTGCCCGGCGACTACGATACTCAGGAGTACAGCACCGTCACCTCCAAGCTCTCCGAAGTGCGCGGCAAGATGAAGGCCGCCGTAACCGGCAACGCCTCCCAGACCACGTTTTCGCCCACCGGCCTGCAAACCCCGCTGATGCTGAAAAGCCAGGATGGCCTGTATATCAACATCCACGAGGCCGCCCTCATCGACTACTCCTGCATGCACCTGGAGCTGGACGACAAGACGATGACGCTGGAGTCGCACCTGACACCCGACGCGGTAGGCGACAAGGGGCTGATTCAGACTCCCGCCAACTCGCCCTGGCGCACAGTGATAGTGAGCGACAAAGCCGGCGACATTCTGCTCTCGAAGCTGGTGCTGAATTTGAACGAGCCAAGCAAAATCAAGGATACCAGCTGGATCAAGCCGGTGAAGTACGTGGGCGTGTGGTGGGAAATGATTACGGGCAAAAGCTCGTGGTCGTATACCAACATGGACAACATCAAGCTGGACTCCGTGGACTACAAGACGGTGAAGCCCAACGGTACCCACGGCGCCAACAACGCCCACGTGAAGGAGTACATCGACTTTGCCGCCCAGCACGGGTTTGATGCCGTGCTGGTAGAAGGCTGGAACACGGGCTGGGAAGACTGGTTCGGTAAGCACAAGGACTACGTGTTCGACTTTGTGACGCCCTATCCCGACTTCGACGTGCAGGAGCTGAACCGCTACGCGGCCAGCAAGGGCGTAAAAATCATTATGCACCACGAAACCTCCGGCTCGGTACGCAACTACGAGCGGCACCTGGAAAAGGCGTTTCAGTTCATGAACGACAACGGCTACAACGCCGTGAAAACCGGTTACGTGGGCGACATTGTGCCCTTGGGCCACCACCACTACGACCAGTGGATGATTGACCACTACAACTACGTGCTGGAAAAGGCCGCCGACCACAAGATTATGGTGAACGGCCACGAGGCGGTGCGCCCCACCGGCCTTTCGCGCACCTATCCCAACCTCATCGGCAACGAGGCGGCCCGGGGCACGGAGTACGAGTCGTTTGGGGGCAACAACGCCGACCATACCACCATTCTGCCCTTCACCCGCCTCGTCGGGGGCCCGATGGACTACACGCCTGGCATCTTCCAGACCAAGGTGAGTGCCTACAATCCGCAGAACAACTCCTTTGTGCACAGCACCCTGGCCCGGCAGCTGGCCTTGTACGTGACGATGTACTCGCCCCTGCAAATGGCGGCCGACCTGCCCGAAACCTACAACAAGCACCTCGATGCCTTCCAGTTCATCAAGGATGTAGCCGTGGACTGGGACGACACCAAAGTATTGGAAGCCGAGCCCGGCGACTACATCACCTACGCCCGCAAAGCCAAAGGCAAGAGCAGCTGGTTTGTGGGCAGCACCTGCGACGAAAACGGCCGCACCTCCAAAATCGACCTGAGCTTCCTGGAGCCCGGCAAGAAGTACACGGCCACCATCTACGCCGACGGCAAGGATGCGCACTACGAGAAAAACCCGCAGGCCTACCAGATCCGCAAGCAAACAGTAACCCGCAAAACCAAGCTCACGCAGCTCTGCGCCCCCGGCGGCGGCTACGCCATCAGCCTGGTGGAAGCTGGTAAGTGA
- a CDS encoding MFS transporter, whose product MPAAPLLSSRLRSILSGSIGNLVEWYDWYVYSAFALYFAPAFFPEGNQTAQLLNTAAIFAVGFLMRPLGGWLLGVYADRHGRKAALLLSVLLMCGGSLLIALTPGYAQIGVAAPVLLVLARLLQGLSVGGEYGTSATYLSEMAGARHRGFFSSFQYVTLLAGQLLALLVQLGLQATLTPAELGSWGWRVPFVLGAAAAVSALYLRRNMAETTEFVQQEMAAPAGVEFSKMTLLLRHPREILTVVGLTLGGTLAFYTFTTYAQKFLVNTTGFSKAQATLVSFGALAVALVLQPLMGAVSDKIGRRPVLLFFGVGATLGTVPLLTALGSAASVGAAFGLLVLALTIVSGYTSINAVVKAELFPTEIRALGVGLPYALTVAVFGGTAEYVALLAKQQGVESLYYWYVTACAAISLLVYWRMPDTQATSRMAADA is encoded by the coding sequence ATGCCTGCTGCTCCCTTGCTCTCGTCTCGCCTGCGCTCCATCCTGAGTGGCTCCATCGGCAACCTGGTGGAGTGGTACGACTGGTACGTGTATTCGGCTTTTGCCCTGTACTTCGCGCCGGCTTTTTTCCCGGAGGGCAACCAAACGGCCCAACTGCTGAATACGGCCGCCATCTTCGCCGTGGGCTTTCTGATGCGCCCGCTCGGGGGCTGGCTGCTGGGCGTGTACGCCGACCGCCACGGCCGCAAAGCCGCCCTGCTGCTCTCGGTGCTGCTTATGTGCGGCGGCTCCCTGCTCATTGCCCTCACGCCCGGCTACGCGCAGATAGGGGTGGCCGCGCCGGTGCTGCTGGTGCTGGCCCGGCTGCTGCAGGGCCTGAGCGTAGGCGGGGAGTACGGCACGTCGGCTACTTACCTGAGCGAAATGGCGGGCGCCCGGCACCGGGGCTTTTTCTCCTCGTTTCAGTATGTGACGCTGCTGGCCGGGCAGCTGCTGGCCCTGCTGGTGCAGCTCGGGCTGCAGGCTACGCTCACGCCCGCCGAGCTGGGCAGCTGGGGCTGGCGCGTGCCGTTCGTGCTGGGGGCGGCCGCGGCGGTGTCGGCGCTGTACCTGCGGCGCAACATGGCCGAAACCACCGAGTTTGTGCAGCAGGAAATGGCGGCCCCGGCGGGTGTCGAGTTCAGCAAGATGACGCTGCTGCTGCGCCACCCCCGCGAAATTCTGACGGTGGTGGGCCTCACGCTGGGCGGTACACTGGCGTTTTACACCTTTACTACCTACGCGCAAAAATTTCTGGTGAATACGACGGGCTTCAGCAAGGCCCAGGCCACGCTGGTATCCTTCGGGGCGCTGGCCGTGGCCCTGGTACTGCAGCCGCTGATGGGGGCGGTGTCGGACAAAATCGGGCGGCGGCCGGTGCTGTTGTTTTTTGGAGTAGGCGCCACGCTGGGCACGGTGCCGCTGCTCACGGCCCTGGGCAGTGCCGCCAGCGTGGGCGCGGCCTTCGGGCTGCTGGTGCTGGCCCTCACCATCGTGAGTGGCTACACGTCCATCAACGCGGTGGTGAAGGCCGAGCTGTTTCCGACGGAAATCCGGGCCCTGGGCGTGGGGCTGCCGTATGCCCTCACGGTGGCGGTGTTCGGCGGCACGGCCGAGTACGTGGCGCTGCTGGCCAAGCAGCAGGGCGTAGAATCGTTGTACTACTGGTACGTGACGGCCTGCGCGGCTATTTCCCTGCTCGTCTACTGGCGCATGCCTGACACCCAGGCCACTTCGCGCATGGCCGCCGATGCGTGA
- a CDS encoding NAD(P)/FAD-dependent oxidoreductase: MPTPREIEVLLPAAVAYDEYARYRALLQAAGLQPGDADFVHLRKRSIDARGRQPLVRLRADIYPTAPPADLFGPWFTYPDVSRAHRSVIIVGAGPAGLFAALRCIELGLKPVVLERGKDVRTRRRDLAALNKDHVVNPDSNYCFGEGGAGTYSDGKLYTRSTKRGDVQRILRLLVQHGATSDILVDAHPHIGTNKLPAVVAALRDSVREAGGEVRFGTRVDDLVLTGQHLRGVVTHTGEELTADAVIMATGHSARDIYELLHRRGVLIEAKPFALGVRVEHPQQLIDQAQYRLKERGPLPAASYALVHQTKWQNRQRGVFSFCMCPGGFIVPAATAPGEVVVNGMSPSRRDSRFANSGIVTAIELEDMDLKQHGALAGLHLQQQIEQQACQLAGNTQLAPAQLLGDFLRKKPSASLLETSYQPGLVSVPMDEVLGTGLAERLRQGFQNFGQKIPGYATNAAQIVGVESRTSSPVRIPRDRDTLQHPEVRGLFPCGEGAGYAGGIVSAAMDGERCAEAAFALVRSA, from the coding sequence ATGCCCACTCCCCGCGAGATTGAAGTGCTGCTGCCCGCCGCGGTAGCCTACGACGAATACGCCCGCTACCGCGCCCTGCTGCAGGCGGCCGGCCTCCAACCCGGCGACGCCGACTTTGTGCACCTGCGCAAACGCTCTATCGACGCGCGCGGCCGCCAGCCCCTGGTGCGCCTGCGCGCCGACATCTACCCCACCGCCCCGCCCGCCGACCTTTTCGGCCCCTGGTTCACCTACCCCGATGTAAGCCGGGCGCACCGTTCGGTTATCATCGTAGGGGCCGGGCCGGCCGGGCTGTTCGCGGCGTTGCGCTGTATCGAGCTGGGCCTGAAGCCCGTGGTGCTGGAGCGCGGCAAGGACGTGCGCACCCGCCGCCGCGACCTGGCCGCGCTCAACAAAGACCACGTGGTGAACCCCGATTCCAACTACTGCTTCGGCGAAGGTGGCGCGGGCACCTACTCCGATGGCAAGCTCTACACCCGCTCCACCAAGCGCGGCGACGTGCAGCGCATCCTGCGCTTGCTGGTGCAGCACGGGGCCACGTCCGACATCCTGGTGGATGCGCACCCCCACATCGGCACTAACAAGCTGCCCGCCGTGGTAGCCGCCCTGCGCGACTCGGTGCGAGAGGCCGGCGGCGAGGTACGCTTCGGTACGCGGGTGGATGACCTTGTACTCACCGGCCAGCACCTGCGCGGCGTCGTCACCCACACCGGCGAGGAGCTAACGGCCGATGCCGTGATTATGGCCACCGGCCACTCGGCCCGCGACATCTACGAGCTGCTGCACCGGCGTGGTGTGCTCATCGAGGCCAAGCCCTTCGCCCTGGGCGTACGCGTGGAGCACCCCCAGCAGCTCATCGACCAGGCCCAGTACCGCCTGAAGGAGCGGGGGCCTCTGCCGGCCGCTTCCTACGCCCTGGTGCACCAGACGAAGTGGCAGAATCGGCAGCGGGGCGTGTTTTCGTTCTGCATGTGCCCCGGCGGGTTTATCGTGCCGGCGGCCACCGCTCCCGGCGAGGTGGTAGTGAACGGCATGAGCCCCAGCCGCCGCGACTCGCGCTTTGCCAATTCGGGCATCGTCACGGCCATTGAGCTGGAAGATATGGACCTGAAGCAACATGGGGCGCTTGCCGGGCTGCACCTGCAGCAGCAGATTGAGCAGCAGGCCTGCCAACTGGCGGGCAACACCCAGCTGGCCCCCGCCCAGCTGCTGGGCGACTTCCTCAGAAAGAAACCGTCCGCCAGCCTGCTCGAAACCAGCTACCAGCCCGGCCTGGTCTCGGTGCCGATGGACGAGGTGCTGGGCACCGGGCTGGCGGAGCGGCTGCGGCAGGGTTTTCAGAATTTCGGCCAGAAGATTCCCGGCTACGCCACCAACGCCGCCCAGATTGTGGGCGTGGAAAGCCGGACTTCCTCCCCCGTCCGCATCCCCCGCGACCGGGACACGCTGCAGCACCCCGAGGTGCGCGGCCTGTTTCCCTGCGGCGAAGGCGCTGGCTACGCCGGCGGCATCGTGTCGGCCGCCATGGACGGGGAGCGGTGCGCCGAAGCAGCTTTTGCCTTGGTGCGCAGTGCCTAG
- a CDS encoding RNA methyltransferase, which produces MVSKAVVKYVHSLQQKKYRLRHGAFLVEGGKSVRELLSSGLLTERLFLTAEFAAKIGQEAPAGVPMEVVSEAELTQLGTLATNNTALAVARIPAEKPLPAATDTLLLALDEVRDPGNLGTLIRLADWYGLAGVVCSETCTDAWNPKTVAATMGSFTRVPVWQRELPAWLASLPTAAPIYGADLAGDNVHRLTLAPSGVLVMGSESHGLRTEVHQCLTRRLHIPGRGQAESLNVAISAGILLDNFFRQL; this is translated from the coding sequence ATGGTGTCAAAAGCAGTTGTCAAGTACGTACACTCCCTGCAGCAGAAAAAGTACCGGCTGCGGCACGGCGCCTTCCTGGTAGAAGGCGGCAAGAGCGTGCGGGAGTTGCTAAGTTCAGGACTTCTAACGGAACGCTTGTTCCTGACCGCCGAATTTGCCGCAAAAATCGGGCAGGAAGCGCCCGCGGGCGTACCGATGGAGGTTGTTTCGGAAGCCGAGCTAACCCAGCTGGGTACCCTGGCTACCAACAACACGGCCCTGGCCGTGGCCCGCATTCCGGCCGAAAAACCGCTGCCCGCCGCCACCGATACGCTGCTGCTGGCCCTGGACGAAGTGCGCGACCCGGGCAACTTGGGCACCCTCATCCGCCTGGCCGACTGGTACGGGCTGGCGGGCGTGGTGTGCTCCGAAACCTGCACCGATGCCTGGAATCCCAAAACCGTGGCGGCCACTATGGGCTCATTCACCCGCGTGCCGGTGTGGCAGCGCGAGTTGCCGGCCTGGCTGGCCTCGCTGCCCACCGCCGCCCCCATCTACGGGGCCGACTTGGCCGGCGACAACGTGCATCGCCTCACGCTGGCGCCCAGCGGTGTGCTGGTGATGGGCAGTGAAAGCCATGGCCTGCGGACCGAGGTACACCAGTGCCTTACGCGCCGCCTGCACATTCCCGGTCGGGGCCAGGCCGAAAGCCTGAACGTGGCTATTTCGGCGGGTATTCTGCTGGATAATTTTTTTCGGCAGCTGTAG